Proteins co-encoded in one Bacillus sp. FSL H8-0547 genomic window:
- a CDS encoding glutamine--tRNA ligase/YqeY domain fusion protein has translation MENNSSNFIKNIMKEDLESGKHSTVITRFPPEPNGYLHIGHAKSILINFELADDFGGRTNLRFDDTNPLKEDQEYVDSIKEDVKWLGYEWDELHFASNYFEEMYNRAVLLIKKGKAYVDDLTPDEIREYRGTLTEPGKDSPYRSRSVEENLELFEKMRGGEFETGTKVLRAKIDMSSPNMNMRDPVIYRVSHAVHHNTGDAWCIYPMYDFAHPLEDAIEGVTHSICTTEFEDHRPLYNWVVEECEMETKPQQIEFGRLNITNTVMSKRKLKQLVDEGFVDGWDDPRMPTVSGLRRKGYTADAIRNFVRETGVSKGYGAVDEAMLEYYVREDLKLKAPRTMGVLKPLKVVITNYPEGQTEMLDAEINPEVPEMGSRQIPFGREIYIEQDDFMEDPPKKYFRLFPGNEVRLKHAYFIKCEEVIKDENGQVIELRCTYDPETKSGTGFTGRKVKGTIHWVEASQAVPAEFRLYEPLIRDADLEAEKSEEEAEEKTFLDFVNENSLEVAQGFVEPNMKDVKAHDKFQFFRHGYFNVDPKNSTPEKAVFNRIVSLKSSFKL, from the coding sequence TTGGAAAATAACTCGTCAAATTTTATTAAAAATATTATGAAAGAAGATCTGGAAAGCGGCAAGCATTCGACTGTCATCACACGCTTCCCTCCTGAGCCAAACGGCTATCTTCATATCGGACATGCAAAATCGATCCTTATTAATTTCGAACTTGCCGATGATTTCGGCGGCAGAACAAATCTCCGTTTTGATGACACGAACCCTCTTAAAGAAGATCAGGAATACGTTGATTCCATTAAAGAGGATGTAAAGTGGCTGGGGTATGAATGGGACGAGCTTCATTTCGCATCCAACTACTTTGAAGAAATGTACAATCGTGCGGTTCTGCTTATTAAAAAAGGAAAAGCTTATGTGGATGATCTGACGCCTGATGAAATCCGCGAATACCGCGGCACACTTACTGAGCCGGGAAAAGACAGCCCATACCGCAGCCGTTCAGTAGAAGAGAATCTTGAGCTGTTTGAGAAGATGCGGGGCGGCGAATTCGAAACAGGAACCAAAGTGCTGCGCGCTAAGATTGACATGTCTTCGCCAAACATGAACATGCGCGACCCAGTCATCTACCGCGTTTCTCATGCTGTTCACCATAACACAGGTGATGCTTGGTGCATCTATCCGATGTATGACTTTGCCCATCCTCTGGAAGATGCGATTGAAGGCGTTACTCATTCCATCTGCACAACCGAGTTTGAAGACCATCGCCCTCTCTATAACTGGGTTGTTGAAGAATGTGAAATGGAAACGAAACCGCAGCAAATCGAGTTTGGACGCCTGAATATCACAAATACGGTCATGAGCAAGCGCAAACTGAAACAGCTTGTTGATGAAGGTTTTGTAGACGGCTGGGATGACCCGCGCATGCCGACTGTATCCGGTCTAAGAAGAAAAGGGTACACGGCTGATGCCATCCGCAATTTTGTAAGAGAAACAGGCGTATCAAAAGGGTACGGTGCGGTTGATGAGGCGATGCTTGAATATTATGTTCGCGAGGACCTGAAGCTGAAAGCACCGCGCACAATGGGCGTGCTCAAGCCTCTTAAAGTCGTGATCACAAACTATCCTGAAGGACAAACGGAAATGCTTGATGCAGAAATCAATCCGGAAGTACCTGAAATGGGCTCACGCCAAATTCCATTCGGACGTGAAATCTACATCGAACAGGACGATTTCATGGAAGATCCTCCGAAAAAATATTTCCGCCTTTTCCCTGGCAACGAAGTTCGCCTGAAGCATGCTTACTTCATCAAATGTGAAGAAGTCATCAAAGATGAAAACGGCCAGGTCATTGAGCTGCGCTGCACATATGATCCGGAAACAAAGAGCGGCACCGGCTTTACAGGCCGTAAAGTAAAAGGCACCATTCACTGGGTGGAAGCATCGCAGGCCGTTCCTGCAGAGTTCCGCCTGTACGAGCCGCTTATCCGCGATGCAGACCTTGAAGCAGAAAAAAGCGAAGAAGAAGCAGAAGAAAAAACATTCCTCGATTTCGTCAATGAAAACTCGCTTGAAGTGGCGCAAGGATTTGTCGAGCCAAACATGAAAGATGTTAAGGCACACGACAAATTCCAGTTTTTCAGACACGGGTACTTTAATGTTGACCCTAAAAACTCGACTCCCGAAAAAGCGGTCTTCAACAGAATCGTATCGCTTAAGAGTTCGTTTAAATTATAA
- a CDS encoding GTP-binding protein: MTNDKQLIHKSYFERFMEGRTEQPVQVLGELHFEEQAKEVIDLSYIRYAQGEIYFHNKDYETAIFKWENISNELEPWARKNIADSYYALGHLSAAEDIYTGIKSDSKTLKMEVALELFSLYLLREKMELAYKVIKKALDLDPDYPNVTDLARSFYEDRQDWKMAAELAVNEGLRTEEPEWFELLDEYVQAGYTKSFDPEFFYQPLISLYRKNQKLFQRVTASLWDSYRNGEFYLSWLKTVNTIFLNVEVQPFESWSKMSDIHQNTYLSIINGTYLVKELEDIVPVLLSNWQKLANQSKALFAATAVLAWNEIFPASMDAESLKTAETLIFDSEHDSVRFDYSLDLFKSLVAWAENNHLEVGYQKKWLVSELADLNTSHVLVSGTPEGGKAAFINRILGENLVTETRSPVFVRSEGDLAEMNQITDNGTEKRSDQSELIDSPDVWTEVKWPAELLEDNRLAFLHTAEISRNSDISQTAEFLPLSDGMLFVLDRNTPFNEQELEILRQLQEYALNTPIHFILNTAERRAAEDLQGTINQFFPQSQVFAFSSGNMKGLGEFLSTVFSTRGAKHEEKRTAKLLHYIRRTLTDLLNKRVQTENHLVETVKWNEDILVRLNGFMNHLRDVEQEKAAAITASYREATAEMKRDLKLELPKILRGCSSHIKEDSDFSQLHITLNRKMNEEIGTYVHDSLIPKLQTALREWLVRTNEELNESQGYLNEMSTSFNGLYGEEKMKLVCDFKVLEDWRRDLNRMTSRADVEEQNILLRFKPTEFLLKSAGKLFAALPQNKSMLYTQYKKYVESKNYEEITAEISKKFFLEFDLFEKALKSDIVIFYQDPILYVDETIRESETSISSSKAALEKMKSNPEIYYDPLRLFEVRLLQSEFMVKANEESAYTHH, from the coding sequence ATGACAAACGATAAACAGCTGATTCATAAATCATATTTCGAACGTTTTATGGAAGGCAGAACAGAGCAGCCTGTTCAGGTTCTCGGTGAGCTTCACTTTGAGGAGCAGGCAAAAGAAGTGATCGATCTTTCCTATATCCGTTATGCCCAGGGCGAGATTTATTTTCATAACAAGGACTATGAAACAGCGATTTTTAAATGGGAGAACATCAGCAATGAGCTTGAGCCGTGGGCGCGAAAGAATATTGCCGATTCCTATTATGCGCTTGGTCATCTTTCTGCAGCCGAAGATATTTATACGGGCATTAAAAGCGACTCTAAGACGTTAAAAATGGAAGTCGCTCTTGAGCTGTTTTCTCTTTATCTCCTGAGGGAGAAAATGGAGCTTGCCTATAAGGTTATTAAAAAAGCTCTTGATCTCGATCCCGATTATCCGAATGTCACTGATCTTGCCCGGTCGTTTTATGAAGACCGGCAGGACTGGAAAATGGCTGCCGAGCTTGCTGTTAATGAAGGCCTGCGGACAGAGGAGCCGGAATGGTTTGAACTGCTTGATGAATATGTTCAGGCAGGCTACACAAAATCATTCGACCCGGAATTTTTCTATCAGCCGCTCATTTCTCTTTACCGCAAAAACCAGAAACTGTTCCAGCGTGTCACTGCCTCTCTGTGGGACAGCTACCGGAACGGAGAGTTTTATCTTTCATGGCTGAAAACGGTCAACACGATTTTCCTGAACGTGGAGGTTCAGCCGTTTGAAAGCTGGTCGAAAATGTCTGATATACATCAGAACACCTATTTAAGCATCATCAACGGAACGTATCTTGTGAAAGAACTGGAAGACATCGTCCCTGTTCTTCTGTCAAACTGGCAGAAGCTTGCCAATCAGTCAAAAGCTCTGTTTGCAGCTACGGCAGTGCTTGCTTGGAACGAGATTTTCCCTGCCTCTATGGATGCAGAATCATTGAAAACAGCAGAAACATTAATCTTTGATTCGGAGCACGACAGCGTCAGATTTGACTACAGCCTTGATCTGTTCAAATCACTCGTGGCATGGGCTGAAAATAACCATTTAGAGGTCGGTTATCAGAAAAAATGGCTTGTTTCCGAGCTTGCAGATTTAAACACATCTCATGTTCTTGTCAGCGGAACACCTGAAGGCGGAAAGGCTGCATTTATTAACCGCATCCTTGGCGAAAATCTTGTAACAGAAACACGTTCACCGGTTTTCGTCCGCTCGGAGGGTGATCTGGCAGAGATGAACCAGATTACAGACAACGGAACAGAAAAGCGTTCCGATCAGTCGGAGCTGATTGATTCCCCGGATGTCTGGACTGAAGTGAAATGGCCTGCAGAACTGCTTGAAGACAACCGTCTGGCCTTCCTGCATACAGCTGAAATCAGCCGGAACAGCGACATCTCTCAAACGGCAGAGTTCCTGCCGCTTTCAGATGGAATGCTGTTTGTGCTTGACAGGAACACGCCGTTTAATGAGCAGGAGCTTGAAATTTTAAGGCAGCTTCAGGAATATGCGCTTAACACGCCGATCCATTTTATCCTGAACACGGCCGAACGGCGAGCGGCAGAGGATCTTCAGGGAACCATTAATCAGTTTTTCCCTCAGTCCCAGGTATTCGCCTTTTCATCCGGAAATATGAAAGGACTGGGTGAATTCCTTTCAACTGTATTCAGCACGCGCGGAGCGAAGCACGAAGAGAAACGCACAGCGAAACTTCTGCATTATATCCGCAGAACGCTTACTGATCTTTTGAACAAGCGTGTGCAAACAGAGAACCACCTTGTCGAAACCGTCAAATGGAACGAAGATATTTTAGTGAGACTGAACGGATTCATGAATCACTTAAGAGACGTCGAACAGGAGAAAGCAGCAGCAATTACGGCTTCATACCGCGAAGCAACAGCTGAAATGAAGCGTGACCTGAAGCTCGAGCTTCCAAAAATCCTGCGCGGATGCTCTTCTCATATAAAAGAGGACAGCGACTTCAGCCAGCTTCACATTACGCTGAACCGTAAAATGAACGAGGAAATCGGGACATATGTCCATGACAGCCTGATCCCTAAACTTCAGACAGCCCTTCGCGAATGGCTTGTCCGGACAAACGAAGAGCTCAATGAAAGCCAGGGCTACCTGAATGAGATGAGCACATCATTTAACGGCCTGTACGGCGAAGAAAAAATGAAGCTTGTCTGCGACTTTAAGGTATTAGAAGACTGGAGAAGGGACCTGAACCGGATGACGAGCCGTGCAGACGTGGAAGAACAAAACATCCTGCTCCGGTTCAAGCCGACAGAATTCCTCCTGAAAAGCGCAGGAAAATTGTTTGCTGCCCTTCCGCAAAACAAATCGATGCTTTACACACAATATAAAAAATATGTGGAAAGCAAAAACTATGAAGAAATCACAGCCGAGATCTCGAAGAAATTCTTCCTGGAATTCGATCTCTTTGAAAAAGCGCTCAAATCAGACATCGTGATCTTCTATCAGGACCCGATTCTTTACGTAGATGAAACGATCCGCGAGTCAGAAACAAGCATCTCAAGCAGCAAAGCTGCACTTGAAAAAATGAAATCAAATCCGGAAATTTACTACGATCCATTGCGCCTCTTTGAAGTAAGACTGCTGCAGTCTGAGTTTATGGTTAAGGCGAATGAAGAGAGTGCTTATACTCATCACTAA
- a CDS encoding SseB family protein — MSTPFNTLEKALIDAMSSNEKVAGFYDVLKDSSVWLVQKQGLQKNSPFSLEHVHIMEKKQKKLLPVFSSEFPIRKMFQKNTSVQVPFKELLQMLDEQTGIILNPDTPLSKLLIPQELGMMKRGQNYFK, encoded by the coding sequence ATGAGCACACCATTCAACACCTTAGAAAAAGCATTGATTGATGCCATGAGCAGCAATGAGAAAGTCGCCGGTTTTTACGACGTTTTAAAAGACAGCAGCGTTTGGCTTGTACAAAAGCAGGGCCTTCAAAAGAACAGTCCATTTTCCTTGGAGCACGTCCACATCATGGAGAAGAAACAAAAAAAACTTCTTCCGGTCTTCTCATCGGAATTCCCCATCCGGAAAATGTTTCAGAAAAACACGTCTGTTCAGGTTCCATTCAAAGAGCTTCTGCAGATGCTTGACGAACAGACGGGAATCATCCTGAACCCGGATACTCCTCTCTCAAAGCTTCTCATTCCGCAGGAACTCGGGATGATGAAGAGAGGGCAAAACTATTTTAAATAG